Genomic DNA from alpha proteobacterium U9-1i:
AGCGGTGACCGCGATCATGTCGCGGAGATCCTCTCGCACGATTTGCGGCTGGCCCACTGCAATCGCTATGTCAGCCACCCGCGATAATGGCAGCACCGCGCCGGCCTGGGTGCGAATCGTCAGCGCCTGCAAACGCGACAGCCGTTCGCGCACGTCTCCGCCGGCCCAGACGCGGACGGGAACGATTTTCTCACCCTGCTGAATGCCGCTTGGGGTGACGCCGCCCAGTTGGCTCTCAATGGCGGCGCGCACTTCTTCTGGCGTCAAACCCTCGATCGCCGCGCGCGTGCGATCAATGCTAACGTCGATCGCATCGCCGGCGATGAGAACGCCATTGAAGACCTCGACAACGCCGCGCACCTGACCTGCTTGTTGGGCCACCGCGTCAGCGATGGGGATGAGGTCGGCCGATGGCGCCCCTGTGATCTTAATCTCTATCGGCTGGGGGTTAGAGATAAGATCCCCGATCAGATCTTCCATGAGCTGGGCGGTCTCGACCTGGAGCGCGGGAACGCGCGCCGCCAACCGCCCGCGCAGATCACTCATCACGGCTTCGATGTCGCGTCGCGGCAATGGATGCAAGCGGATGAAAAGATCGCCCTCATTGGCCTCGGTCAGGCCGCCGCCCAATTGCAGGCCGGTGCGCCGCGAATAATTGGCGACTTCCGGGGTGGCGCGCACTTCTTCTTCGAGAAGCCGCACCAATCGGTCAGTCTCGGCGAGTGACGTTCCAGGCGGGGCTTTGTAGTCAAGGATGAACCCGCCCTCATCCATCGCCGGCATGAAGCCTGATCCGACCCGGGTCGCCGCAAAGCCGCCGACAACGATGAACGCGGCGGCAACCGCGAGCGGAATAAGGGGCCGCCCAAGAATGAGCGCTAACAGTCCCTGGTATGCGCCGCGCAAGCGACCCAACAACGGCCCGCCATGTTCGAGACGCTCGGCTTGATCGCGCGAAAGGAGATGTTGCGCGGCGAACGGCACGATAATGAGCGCGCAAAAGTACGACACGAAGAGCGCGATCGCCATTGTCACCGCCAGGGCGCGGAAAAAGCCGCCGGTGACGCCGTCGACAAAGGCGAGAGGCGCGAATACGACGACGGTTGCAAACGAAGAACCGGTGAGCGGTTTGATCATCTCGGCGGCGCCATGACGGACATCGCCATCGCCCGCGGCCGAGCGCTTTGCGATATGTTCGAGCATCACCACGGCGTCATCGATGATGAGCCCGACCGCCGCCGCCATGCCGCCCAGCGTCATGATGTTGAAGCTTTGCCCCAAAGCCGAAAGACCCAGAACGCTCGCCGCCAGCACCAAAGGCAGAATGAGTGCGATGACGAGCGTGATTTTGGCTTGGCGGAGAAAGCCAAATAGCACCGCTGCCGCAAGCAACGCGCCGATCAGGATGGCGTCCCGCACGCTGCCCGCCGCCTGCGTGACGAGTTCAGACTGGTCGTAATAGTTCGCGAGCCGCACGTCGGATGGAAGATGCTGACTCAATTGCGCCAATTCGGCGCGCACGGCGCTGGCGAGCGCGACAGTGTTGGCGCCTGGCTGCTGGCGCACATTGATGAGGACGGCGTCGCGTCCGTCAGCACTGACGCGCGTATAGTCGGGCGCGACGCCCTCGCGGACATCGGCTACGTCAGAGAGTTCGACGATACCCGCTTGGCCGGTGCGCAGAATGGTCGCGCCAACATCATCGGCGGACGTCAACTGTGATTGGATAAGCGTCAGATAGAGCCGATGGCGATCCTCAATGCGGCCGACGGAGGCGACCAGATTGTTGGCGCTCAGCGCCGTCGCCACATCATGCGCGGTGAGGCCAAGCGCGCGAAGACGTTCTGGATCGATGTCGACTTGGATTTCGGCTTGCCGCCCGCCCAACACCTCGACTTGGCCGACGCCCTCAATCGCAGAGATCGCCGGCGCGATCTGAAAATAGGCGATGTCGCGCAAACGCACCTGATCGGCGTTGGCCGATGTCAGACTGACGCCGAGAAACGGAAATACGGTGGGGTCCATGCGCCGGACGCGGTAGACGACGCCGGCCGGCAGGTCGGGCAAAGTGCGCGCAATCAGCGCATCCGTCTGCAGCATGGCCGCGACCATGTCGTCGCGCCAACCGAACGTGATTGAGATTTCCGCCGACCCGCGCGAACTCGTTGACCGGATCCGGCGCACGCCGGGAATTTCGCGCAATGATTGTTCGAGCGGGCGCGTGACTTCGATCACCATCCGGTCGACGGGCCTGTCGCCGGCATCAACGCTCACAACCACGCGCGGAAAATCAATCGTCGGGAAGAGCGAGACCGGCATGCGGAACGCCAGCGCCGCACCCGCAAGGGCGATCGCCAATATGAGAAAAAGCAGCGAGCGCCTATGGCCGAAAAGCCAATTGGTCATGGCGCGCCACTCTGCTGGAGGGCGATCGTGGCGCCATCCTCAAGCGTTGCGCCGCCTTCGACAATGACAACCTGTCCGATCTCCAGACCGCTAGTGATTTCGATCCGGTCGCCCAACTCCGCGCCCGTCCGCACCTGGGTCTTGTGCGCAGTCGTTCCCTGCACAACAAAGACGCTCGCGGTTTCGCCGTCATAGACGATTGCGCCGCGCGGCAAGCTGATGGCCTCGCGCGGGGCGCCGATAGCGATCTCCCCGCGCACCGGCGTGCCCGGAAGAAACGACGCAT
This window encodes:
- a CDS encoding cobalt-zinc-cadmium resistance protein CzcA, whose protein sequence is MTNWLFGHRRSLLFLILAIALAGAALAFRMPVSLFPTIDFPRVVVSVDAGDRPVDRMVIEVTRPLEQSLREIPGVRRIRSTSSRGSAEISITFGWRDDMVAAMLQTDALIARTLPDLPAGVVYRVRRMDPTVFPFLGVSLTSANADQVRLRDIAYFQIAPAISAIEGVGQVEVLGGRQAEIQVDIDPERLRALGLTAHDVATALSANNLVASVGRIEDRHRLYLTLIQSQLTSADDVGATILRTGQAGIVELSDVADVREGVAPDYTRVSADGRDAVLINVRQQPGANTVALASAVRAELAQLSQHLPSDVRLANYYDQSELVTQAAGSVRDAILIGALLAAAVLFGFLRQAKITLVIALILPLVLAASVLGLSALGQSFNIMTLGGMAAAVGLIIDDAVVMLEHIAKRSAAGDGDVRHGAAEMIKPLTGSSFATVVVFAPLAFVDGVTGGFFRALAVTMAIALFVSYFCALIIVPFAAQHLLSRDQAERLEHGGPLLGRLRGAYQGLLALILGRPLIPLAVAAAFIVVGGFAATRVGSGFMPAMDEGGFILDYKAPPGTSLAETDRLVRLLEEEVRATPEVANYSRRTGLQLGGGLTEANEGDLFIRLHPLPRRDIEAVMSDLRGRLAARVPALQVETAQLMEDLIGDLISNPQPIEIKITGAPSADLIPIADAVAQQAGQVRGVVEVFNGVLIAGDAIDVSIDRTRAAIEGLTPEEVRAAIESQLGGVTPSGIQQGEKIVPVRVWAGGDVRERLSRLQALTIRTQAGAVLPLSRVADIAIAVGQPQIVREDLRDMIAVTARLEGRDLGSAINDIRTSLRSVTLPPGVTISFGGLYQEQQKSFRDLTIVLAAAALLVAALLLYLYENIAIVAAIMSVAGLSALAVYLGLWLTGVELNISALMGMTMIIGIVTEIAVFYFAEIDASRKAEKADLIAAGAARLRPILMTTLIAILALSPLALGLGAGSAMQRPLAIAIISGLVFAAPLALLIMPAIYFAASGGYRRSKIQQAPPQI